CGCCCCCCATGTCGAACTCATAGGGCTCGCCCGCCTGAACCACGCCAATTGCCGTGAAGGATTGCAACTTGTCCTTGCCGCGGAAAGCTGAGCAAGGCGAGTAGTACACAACGCGATCTCCGGGGTGAACTCGGCGCAGCGGAGCCGCCTTGCCGTGACAAACCTGCATGAAGCCAGTTTCGCGGCCGTAGGCTACGTGTTCGGCCGATGCCACCGCAACCCAATTGGCGCTCATCGCGCACTCCCCGCTGCCCACTGCGGCTTCTCGGCAGGCGGGTGGCCACTGGGCCTCATGCGGCACCCGGCGCAAAGACGCGCAGACGGTGGCCGTCCGGATCGAGCGCGACGAAGGTGAAACCGAAGTCCATGCCTGCCGGCCTTTGCGCAATCTTCAGGCCCTTTGCGCTCCAGGCGGCGTGCATGGACTTGACCGTTTCCAAACCGTTCACCGCGAACGCGATTTCTGCACCCC
This portion of the Ideonella sp. WA131b genome encodes:
- a CDS encoding EVE domain-containing protein → MSANWVAVASAEHVAYGRETGFMQVCHGKAAPLRRVHPGDRVVYYSPCSAFRGKDKLQSFTAIGVVQAGEPYEFDMGGGFRPFRRNVTWFEAIETPIQPLLNRLEFSSGVRNWGYQFRFGLFAISGPDMDIISSAMRVPVGA